AGGAGATGGGCCGGATGCGCGGGTACTGGTGGGCGCCGGACGGCACCCGCCTGCTGGTGGCCCGCGTGGACCCGACCCCGGTGACGCGCTGGCACATCGCCGACCCCGCCAACCCGGAGCGGCCGGCCACCGAGGTCGCCTATCCGGCCGCCGGCACCCCCAACGCCTACGTGGCGCTGTACCTGATCACCGAGGACGGCGACCGCAAGGCCATCAACTGGGACCGCAGCGAGTTCCCGTACCTGGTCACCGCCACCTGGGACCGGCACGGGCCGATGCTCCTCGTGCAGTCCCGCGACCAGCACGTGATGCGGGTCCTGACGGTGAACCCGGCCAACGGCGAGACCACGGTCCTGCACGTCGCGCACGACCCGCAGTGGCTGGAGGTCGTCCCCGGCGTGCCAGCGCGCACCCGGAACGGCGACCTGGTGTGGACGACCGAGGACGCCGCCACCGACACTCGACGGCTGACCGTCGGCGGCGAGCCGGTCACCCCGGCGGGCCTGCAGGTGCGGTCGGTGCTGGGGGTGGAGGGCGAGTCGGTGCTGTTCACGGCGTCCGAGGAGCCGACCGAGATCCACCTGTGGTCGTACGACCCGTCCGGGCCGACACGGCTCAGCGAGGGGCGGGGCGTGTTCGGCGGCACCCGCTCCGGCGAGGTCACGGTGACGACCGCGTCGCGGCTCGACCGGGACGGCGTCGAGGTGCGGGTCACGGGCCCCGCCGGCGGGCACGAGATCGCCTCCCGCGCGGAGACGCCGGTCATCACGCCGTCGGTGCGCCTGCTGAACGCGGGCGAGCGGGAGATCCGCACCGCCGTCGTGCTCCCCACCGGTTGGGAGCCCGGAGCCGGCCGGCTGCCGGTGCTCATGGACCCGTACGGCGGCCCGCACGCCCAGCGGGTGCTGGCGGTGCGGCGCGCCTACAACGAGGCGCAGTGGCTGGCCGACCAGGGCTTCGCCGTGGTCATCGCCGACGGCCGGGGCACCCCCGCGCGCGGCCCCGTCTGGGAGCGCTCCGTGCAGGGCGACTTCGTCGGCCCGGTGCTGGAGGACCAGGTGACCGCGCTGGAGGAGGCCGCCCGCGCCTTCCCGGACGCGCTGGACCCGGGTCGGGTCGCCATCCGGGGCTGGTCGTTCGGCGGCTGGCTGGCGGCGCTGGCGGTGCTGCGCCGCCCCGACGTCTTCCACGCCGGGGTCGCGGGCGCGCCGGTCACCGACTGGTCGCTGTACGACACCCACTACACCGAGCGCTACCTCGGGCATCCCGGTGAGGAGCCGGAGAACTACGTCCGCAACTCCCTCATCGACGACGCCGGCAAGCTCGAGCGCCCGCTGCTGCTCATCCACGGCCTGGCCGACGACAACGTGGTGGCCGCCCACACGTTGCGCCTGTCGTCGGCGCTGTTGGCGGCCGGACGCCCGCACACCGTGCTGCCGCTGTCGGGGGTGACCCACATGACCCCGCAGGAGGTCGTCGCGGAGAACCTGCTCCTGATGCAGGTCGACTTCCTCAAGAAGGCGCTCGGATAGGGACGGCCGATCAGCCCGCGCCGTGCCAGGAGCGCCAGAGGGCGGCATAGGAGCCGTCGGCCTCGAGCAGCTCGGTGTGGGCGCCCAGCTCCGTGATGCGGCCGTCCTCCACGACGGCGACCCGGTCGGCGTCGTGGGCGGTGTGCAGGCGGTGGGCGATCGCGACGACGGTACGGCCGTCGAGCACCGCCGCCAGTGACCGTTCCAGGCGCCGGGCGGCCCTCGGGTCCAGCAGTGAGGTGGCCTCGTCCAGCACCAGGGTGTGCGGGTCCACCAGCACCAGCCGGGCCAGCGCGACCTGCTGGGCCTGGGCCGGGGTGAGCGGCTCGCCGCCCGAGCCGACCGTCGCGTCCAGCGCGGGGCCGTCCCACTCGACGGCCTCCAGCGCGGCGCGGACCTGCTCGTCGGTGGCGTCGGGACGGGCCATCACCAGGTTGTCGCGCAGGGTGCCCCGGAACACGTGGTGCTCCTGGGTGACCAGCGCGACATGGCCGCGCAGCTCGTCGAGCGGCAGCCCGACCAGCGGCGTCTCGGGGGTGTCCGGGAGCGGGGGGCCCACGCCGACCGTGCCGGTGCGGGGGCCGTGGATCCCGGCCAGCAGGCGGCCCAGCGTCGACTTCCCGGCCCCGCTCGGGCCGACCATCGCCAACCGCTCCCCCGGCCGCAACGCGAGATCGACGCCGTGCAGGACGTCCTGGCCCTCGCGGTAGGCGTACCGGACGTCCCGGGCCGCCAGCCGGAGCCGACCGTCGCCGTTCGAGGCCGCCCCGGCGTCGGTGGGCCGGCGGTCGGGCGGCACGTCGCCGACGCCCAGCAGCCTCGCCAGGGAGGCGCCGCTGAGCTGAAGCTCGTCCAACTGGTTCAGCATCCGTTCCACCGGGCTGACGAGCTGCTGCACGTACAGGGTGGCGGCGGTCACCTGGGCCAGCGACGCCCACCCGTTGATGTGGTAGATCCCGCCGATCAGCAGCGTGATCGCGACCTGGATCCCGAAGCCCGCCTCCACCACCGGGTAGAACACCAGGCGCAGGCGCAGCGTGTAGCGCTCGCGTTCCCAGCTCCGGGCGATGTCGGCGTCGCCGCGTTCGTGCCGCCGCCGCTGGAGGCCGAGCGACTCGACGGTGCGGGAGCCCGAGACGGTCTCGGCGAGCCCGTCGGTCAGCTCCGCCCACGCCTCGTTCTCGCGCAGGTAGCCGCCCCGGGCGCGGGGCAGGTACCACCGGGTGACCAGCCAGATCATCGGCGCCACGACCAGGCAGGGCAGCATCAGCAGCGGCCCGACCAGCGCCAGCGCGCCGAGGGTGAAGATCACCACGATCAGCGCGATCATCGTCTCGGGCACCGCGAACCGCACCGTGTCCGCCAGCGCGCCCACGTCCCGGGAGGTGCGGCTGACCAGGTCGCCGGTGCCCGCCCGTTCCACCGTGGCCAGCGGCAGCGCCAGCACCCGGTCGACGAACTCCTCGCGCAGCTCGGCCAGCACCCGCTCTCCCAGCCGGGTGGACGCGTAGTAGGCGAACCGCAGCAGCACCGCCTGGGCGATCACGAACCCGGCGATGGTCAGGGCGATGGCGTCGACCGGGGCGCGGCCGTCCGACACGTCCTGGACCAGGTCGCCGAGCAGCCGGGGCGCGACCAGCCCCGCCACCGCGGCCAGCGCGTGCAGCAGCAGCGCCCCGGCCAGCGCGCGGGGGTAACGCAGCGTCAGGCGTCGCGCGTACGCCCGCACTTGGGCGGACGTCGCGACGGGCAGGATCTCCGCACTCATCAAGCTCTCCCTGGGTCACGCGT
The DNA window shown above is from Thermomonospora umbrina and carries:
- a CDS encoding S9 family peptidase — its product is MSFPRQSARTRRFTLGVPRGFQIAPDGSRVAFLRTRSGTDPVTCLWTLDPATGEERLVADPTALNLPGEEDLPAEERARRERAREQAGGIVGFAADRELRTAVFALAGRLFTADLRDGAVRALPAASPVFDPRPDPSGRQVAYVSGRTLRLIGVDGEGDRALVQPESDQISYGLAEFIAAEEMGRMRGYWWAPDGTRLLVARVDPTPVTRWHIADPANPERPATEVAYPAAGTPNAYVALYLITEDGDRKAINWDRSEFPYLVTATWDRHGPMLLVQSRDQHVMRVLTVNPANGETTVLHVAHDPQWLEVVPGVPARTRNGDLVWTTEDAATDTRRLTVGGEPVTPAGLQVRSVLGVEGESVLFTASEEPTEIHLWSYDPSGPTRLSEGRGVFGGTRSGEVTVTTASRLDRDGVEVRVTGPAGGHEIASRAETPVITPSVRLLNAGEREIRTAVVLPTGWEPGAGRLPVLMDPYGGPHAQRVLAVRRAYNEAQWLADQGFAVVIADGRGTPARGPVWERSVQGDFVGPVLEDQVTALEEAARAFPDALDPGRVAIRGWSFGGWLAALAVLRRPDVFHAGVAGAPVTDWSLYDTHYTERYLGHPGEEPENYVRNSLIDDAGKLERPLLLIHGLADDNVVAAHTLRLSSALLAAGRPHTVLPLSGVTHMTPQEVVAENLLLMQVDFLKKALG
- a CDS encoding ABC transporter ATP-binding protein → MSAEILPVATSAQVRAYARRLTLRYPRALAGALLLHALAAVAGLVAPRLLGDLVQDVSDGRAPVDAIALTIAGFVIAQAVLLRFAYYASTRLGERVLAELREEFVDRVLALPLATVERAGTGDLVSRTSRDVGALADTVRFAVPETMIALIVVIFTLGALALVGPLLMLPCLVVAPMIWLVTRWYLPRARGGYLRENEAWAELTDGLAETVSGSRTVESLGLQRRRHERGDADIARSWERERYTLRLRLVFYPVVEAGFGIQVAITLLIGGIYHINGWASLAQVTAATLYVQQLVSPVERMLNQLDELQLSGASLARLLGVGDVPPDRRPTDAGAASNGDGRLRLAARDVRYAYREGQDVLHGVDLALRPGERLAMVGPSGAGKSTLGRLLAGIHGPRTGTVGVGPPLPDTPETPLVGLPLDELRGHVALVTQEHHVFRGTLRDNLVMARPDATDEQVRAALEAVEWDGPALDATVGSGGEPLTPAQAQQVALARLVLVDPHTLVLDEATSLLDPRAARRLERSLAAVLDGRTVVAIAHRLHTAHDADRVAVVEDGRITELGAHTELLEADGSYAALWRSWHGAG